The following coding sequences lie in one Cloeon dipterum chromosome 1, ieCloDipt1.1, whole genome shotgun sequence genomic window:
- the fand gene encoding pre-mRNA-splicing factor syf1 homolog, which yields MPDFDASSLVFTDDDLPYEEEILRNPFSVKHWLRYIDHKKSGPPNNVNIIYERALKELPGSYKLWYNYLKLRRRQVRGRCITDPAYEDVNNAHERALVFMHKMPRIWMDYCTFLVDQKKITRTRQAFDRALRALPITQHHRMWPLYTKFVCSYDCHETAIRVFRRYLKLCPENTEDYIEYLVSIERLDEAAIKLASIVNNENFVSKHGKSNHQLWNELCELISKNPHKVKSLNVDAIIRGGLRRYSDQLGSLWQSLADYYIRSGLFERARDVYEEAIQTVTTVRDFTQVFDAYAQFEELSLTKRMEEVAENTSPSEEDDIELDLRMARFEHLMARRLLLLNSVLLRQNPHNVHEWHKRVVLLEGKPHEIINTYTEAVQTVDPKQAVGKLHSLWIAFAKFYDSNGQLEDARLVFEKGTLVAYLKVDDLASVWCAWAEMELQHDNYEAALKLMHRATVPPPRKVAYHDDTETVQNRLYKSLKIWSMFADLEESFGTFKACKSVYDRILDLKIATPQIVINYGVFLEEHKYYEEAFRAYEKGIALFKWPNVFDIWNTYLTKFLKRYGGTKLERARDLFEQCLEHCPNKFSKTLYLLYAKLEEEHGLARHAMAVYERATQAVLPEEQFEMFNIYINKAAELYGVARTRQIYEKAIEVLPEEKARDMCLRFSDMETKLGEVDRARAIYAHCSQMCDPRVTAEFWQTWKDFEIRHGNEDTMREMLRIKRSVQATYNTQVNMMSAQMLTASGQVAGTVADLAPGAKDGMRMLEAKAAQMAEPVAKKAATQGSISFIRGETQVKDVNKVVNPDEIDIDDESSEEEDGEDEKDFEEVLPVKKQAIPSKVFGSLKKDDEN from the exons ATGCCCGACTTTGACGCGAGCTCCCTCGTCTTC ACGGACGATGATCTTCCTTATGAGGAGGAGATCTTGAGAAATCCTTTTTCCGTGAAGCACTGGCTTCGTTACATCGATCATAAAAAATCAGGCCCCCCTAACAATGTGAACATAATTTACGAACGGGCCCTGAAAGAGCTTCCTGGAAG ctATAAATTGTGGTACAACTACCTAAAGTTGAGAAGGCGCCAAGTTCGTGGACGCTGCATCACGGATCCTGCCTACGAGGATGTCAACAACGCTCACGAAAGAGCTTTGGTGTTCATGCATAAA ATGCCTCGAATTTGGATGGACTATTGCACTTTCCTTGTTGACCAAAAAAAGATCACCAGAACTAGACAGGCTTTCGACCGAGCGCTGCGAGCTTTGCCCATAACTCAGCACCACAGAATGTGGCCATTATACACCAAGTTTGTTTGTTCTTACGACTGTCATGAGACCGCAATCAGAGTCTTCAGGCGTTACTTGAAG TTATGTCCTGAAAATACCGAGGATTACATTGAGTATCTGGTGAGCATTGAGCGCTTGGATGAAGCTGCTATCAAACTGGCTAGCATTGTTAACAACGAGAACTTTGTATCAAAGCATGGCAAGTCAAACCACCAACTTTGGAATGAACTCTGCGAACTCATTTCCAAAAATCCACATAAAGTCAA GTCTCTGAATGTCGATGCAATCATCAGAGGTGGTTTGCGAAGATACTCTGATCAGCTAGGAAGTTTGTGGCAGTCTCTGGCCGATTACTACATCAGGTCTGGATTATTTGAACGg GCAAGAGATGTTTATGAAGAAGCAATCCAGACTGTAACAACAGTTAGGGACTTCACCCAAGTGTTTGATGCGTATGCTCAATTTGAGGAGTTGAGTTTAACCAAGCGGATGGAAGAAGTGGCCGAAAATACCAGCCCTTCTGAAGAAG ATGACATTGAGCTGGACTTGAGAATGGCCAGATTTGAACACTTGATGGCGCGCCGCTTGTTGCTTCTGAACTCTGTGCTCCTTCGCCAAAATCCACACAATGTTCATGAGTGGCACAAAAGAGTTGTGCTGTTGGAAGGAAAGCCCCACGAG ATCATCAATACATACACTGAAGCTGTTCAAACCGTGGATCCTAAGCAAGCTGTTGGAAAACTGCACTCCCTCTGGATCGCTTTTGCCAAGTTTTACGACTCCAACGGTCAGCTGGAGGATGCTCGTCTGGTTTTTGAGAAGGGAACCCTAGTTGCATACCTGAAAGTAGATGATTTGGCATCTGTATGGTGCGCCTGGGCAGAAATGGAGTTGCAGCATGACAATTATGAAGCGGCTCTGAAGCTGATGCACCGAGCTACTGTTCCACCTCCCAGGAAGGTTGCTTACCATGATGACACTGAGACCGTGCAAAACCGATTGTATAAGTCGCTGAAGATTTGGTCCATGTTTGCTGACTTGGAAGAGAGTTTTGGAACTTTCAAGGCGTGCAAGTCTGTTTATGACCGCATCCTGGACCTGAAGATTGCCACACCTCAGATTGTCATCAACTATGGAGTGTTCTTGGAGGAACACAAATATTATGAAGAGGCCTTCCGGGCATATGAGAAAGGAATTGCGCTGTTCAAGTGGCCAAACGTATTTGACATCTGGAACACCTACTTGACCAAGTTCCTCAAAAGATATGGCGGCACCAAACTTGAACGAGCAAGAGATTTGTTTGAGCAGTGCTTAGAACACTGTcctaacaaattttccaaga ctcTTTATTTGCTCTATGCAAAGCTGGAAGAGGAGCATGGATTGGCCAGACACGCAATGGCGGTGTATGAAAGAGCTACCCAAGCTGTTCTTCCCGAGGAGCAGTTTGAGATGTTCAATATTTACATCAACAAGGCGGCAGAGCTCTATGGCGTTGCGCGCACCAGGCAAATTTACGAAAAAGCCATCGAGGTGTTGCCTGAAGAAAAGGCGAGAGATATGTGCCTTCGCTTTTCTGACATGGAAACAAAACTGGGAGAAGTTGACAGAGCTCGAGCGATTTACGCGCATTGCAGTCAGATGTGCGACCCGAGG GTCACGGCAGAATTCTGGCAAACTTGGAAGGACTTTGAGATCCGCCATGGCAATGAGGACACCATGAGGGAAATGCTTAGGATTAAGCGCAGCGTGCAAGCAACTTACAACACCCAG GTCAATATGATGTCAGCACAAATGCTGACTGCTTCTGGACAAGTAGCAGGAACCGTTGCTGACTTGGCACCTGGCGCAAAGGACGGTATGCGGATGCTCGAAGCCAAGGCGGCCCAAATGGCAGAGCCTGTGGCCAAAAAGGCTGCTACGCAAGGCTCAATTTCTTTCATCAGAGGAGAGACTCAGGTCAAGGACGTCAACAAGGTGGTTAACCCTGACGAGATTGACATTGACGACGAGAGCAGTGAAGAAGAAGATGGAGAAGATGAAAAGGACTTTGAAGAAG TTCTACCAGTGAAAAAGCAAGCGATTCCGTCAAAGGTGTTTGGAAGTCTAAAAAAagatgatgaaaattaa
- the Fbxo42 gene encoding F-box only protein 42 encodes MSNQGDECLLDRLPDEVLEFILSNVSPYLELQNCSLVCKRWRELVKSVRRRIKYNFMQAIVEFNTRWIEIPEVHHFVLTIAKRHSHSACCHENSMYIFGGCTSTSSTYNDLWKLDLTKRLWVRPLTMGTYPTPKACASMVCYKGKLILYGGWSFPSPYPLHQAYTLFNELHEYCIDTNRWTALNTMTAPPSIAGHSATIHGSKMVVFGGMQKVSQSNFERSNRVWVYDFETNDWYHQLTSEIKPKPRFGHTQIKLSDTHLLIIGGGRQYPVVFDDVWLLDMSCENPKKEWVWSQIEVIGKYLPNKAWCNSSVKVGQYVVTFAENIHATTLPISKKNFKLGSNIWVPPREDEIPVEGPAPKRVPMARDRDVNVNGRRGVLQRRNISSSSEESDAENPTLNQPRPSISNLHARPGVSAIAQNPSRPQAQHNRLRNRERQMETLRRMEALYKNKNPSARKPVEVPKPKSTRNTMAMYVLDISEVLTHKRATWLPPKVPSEPSYAPESTVLYSLVLGMNELIMFGGVEKDDQELNNYENTACSHLRIVSAPKDII; translated from the exons ATGAGTAATCAAGGAGATGAGTGCCTGCTGGACAGATTACCCGACGAGGTGCTAGAATTCATCCTGTCAAATGTGTCTCCCTATCTTGAATTGCAGAACTGTTCTCTCGTTTGCAAGAGGTGGCGAGAGCTAGTAAAAT CCGTCCGAAGAAGGATCAAGTACAATTTCATGCAAGCCATTGTTGAGTTCAACACCAGGTGGATAGAAATACCAGAAGTTCACCACTTCGTTCTAACAATCGCCAAGAGACATTCGCATTCTGCTTGCTGCCatg AAAACTCGATGTACATATTTGGTGGATGTACTTCTACCTCTTCAACCTATAACGATCTTTGGAAATTAGATCTCACCAAAAGATTATGGGTCCGTCCCCTTACAATGGGCACGTATCCCACCCCAAAGGCTTGTGCTTCAATGGTCTGTTACAAAGGAAAACTGATTCTCTACGGAGGCTGGAGTTTTCCTTCACCATACCCTCTCCACCAG GCATACACCTTATTCAATGAGCTGCATGAGTATTGTATTGATACCAACCGATGGACTGCTTTGAACACAATGACAGCTCCACCATCAATCGCTGGGCACAGTGCCACAATCCATGGTTCCAAAATGGTTGTCTTCGGAGGAATGCAGAAAGTTTCacagtcaaattttgaaag GTCAAACCGAGTTTGGGTGTATGATTTTGAGACGAATGACTGGTACCATCAGCTAACTTCTGAAATTAAACCAAAACCCCGCTTTGGCCACACTCAGATCAAGCTGAGCGACACTCACCTTCTGATCATTGGTGGGGGAAGGCAATACCCTGTCGTTTTTGATGATGTTTGGCTGCTGGACATGAGCTGTGAAAATCCAAAGAAAGAGTGGGTCTGGTCGCAGATTGAAGTGATTGGAAAATACCTTCCCAACAAAGCATGGTGCAATTCTTCTGTGAAG GTTGGCCAGTATGTGGTGACTTTTGCTGAGAACATTCACGCAACTACTCTTCCCATCTCCAAAAAGAACTTCAAACTTGGATCAAATATATGGGTTCCTCCACGCGAAGATGAGATTCCTGTTGAAGGACCTGCACCAAAACG AGTTCCCATGGCGAGAGACAGAGACGTGAATGTAAATGGGCGACGAGGAGTGCTCCAGAGACGAAACATCAGTTCTAGTAGCGAAGAGAGTGATGCTGAGAACCCAACTCTTAATCAGCCTCGACCCAGCATTTCTAATCTCCACGCTCGGCCAGGTGTATCAGCAATTGCCCAAAATCCCAGCAGACCACAAGCGCAACATAACAGGCTCAGGAACAGAGAAAGACAGATGGAAACTTTGAGAAGAATGGAAGCCCtgtacaaaaacaaaaacccaAGCGCTCGCAAGCCTGTTGAAGTTCCAAAACCAAAAAGCACTCGGAACACAATGGCCATGTATGTGCTAGACATTTCGGAAGTTCTGACCCACAAAAGGGCCACTTGGCTGCCTCCAAAAGTTCCATCAGAACCCTCTTATGCACCTGAGAGCACTGTTCTATACTCGCTGGTTCTTGGGATGAACGAGCTCATCATGTTTGGAGGAGTCGAGAAGGATGACCAAGAACTTAACAACTATGAAAACACAGCATGCTCACACTTAAGGATTGTTTCGGCACCTAaagatataatataa
- the uzip gene encoding protein unzipped isoform X1, whose amino-acid sequence MHRTGKMRASVLFACLLLTTATTNGDESVRLMSRTGMALSSSTLRWVSSSEMGRFIAEMVPGSHIKRITDLEEGYLADGSEAEEEFHKAHVTEVDQELLDESDEHSLLICRARHNGIMLVGALIDDKCYISLAKEVRGYVRFDVLRNVQNSARLQWLQWDQFSGRPINAVSAADDNGKVYVARRRADATSRQTHFMGKLDLSIGSGRIVTMEPEGSRWIEMDHKKGEVLVEVEPVKYEIKDISFNEARAKVRQTTRVLATTSLSLEDVVNGNDVLPPGKAMVGRTVTYWKDPSSEYWGHGRGMAAGLVTKINLPNEQKSHTIAWGVNQTWPGEDVAITVEARLLPGTGQNVTVTGNHTSREVPYTATLVSHYKDGKNRERRIEGILQKISLCGVKDSYSPHYFLHDGSLVPTTTTTTTTTTTTTTTTTTTTTPVPTTTIEPDSNNEVIAQKTMMMTMNTSGADASRLRVTLLVAAVALARIGT is encoded by the exons GCAAGATGAGGGCGTCTGTATTGTTTGCGTGTCTGCTGCTAACGACGGCCACGACAAATGGCGACGAGAGCGTTCGTTTGATGTCTCGCACCGGAATGGCCCTGTCCTCCAGCACCCTCCGCTGGGTCAGCAGCTCTGAAATGGGCCGTTTTATCGCGGAAATGGTCCCTGGGTCTCACATTAAACGGATTACAGACCTTGAAGAAG GCTACTTGGCTGACGGTTCAGAAGCCGAGGAAGAATTTCACAAAGCGCATGTTACCGAGGTGGACCAAGAGTTGCTGGATGAGTCAGACGAGCACTCGCTGCTCATCTGCAGGGCCAGGCACAATGGCATTATGCTGGTGGGTGCCCTGATCGACGACAAGTGCTACATATCGCTGGCTAAAGAGGTGCGTGGATACGTGCGCTTTGACGTTCTGCGCAACGTGCAGAACTCGGCGCGGCTGCAGTGGCTGCAGTGGGACCAGTTCAGCGGGCGACCCATCAATGCAGTGTCGGCCGCCGACGACAACGGCAAGGTCTACGTTGCGAGAAG GAGAGCCGACGCCACCTCCAGGCAGACGCACTTCATGGGCAAACTGGACTTGAGCATCGGCTCAGGTCGCATAGTGACAATGGAGCCTGAGGGCTCTCGTTGGATTGAAATGGACCACAAGAAGGGAGAAGTACTCGTCGAAGTGGAGCCGGTGAAATACGAAATCAAGGACATCAGTTTCAACGAGGCGAGGGCTAAG gTGCGGCAAACTACCCGCGTTTTGGCAACAACTTCACTGAGTCTCGAGGACGTGGTCAACGGTAACGACGTGCTCCCACCAGGAAAGGCAATGGTTGGACGCACGGTCACCTACTGGAAAGACCCGAGCAGCGAGTACTGGGGCCACGGACGCGGCATGGCCGCGGGACTCGTGACAAAGATCAACCTCCCCAACGAGCAAAAATCGCACACCATCGCCTGGGGCGTGAACCAGACCTGGCCAGGTGAAGATGTGGCCATAACGGTGGAGGCGAGGCTGCTCCCTGGAACTGGGCAGAACGTCACTGTCACTGGAAATCACACCAGCAGGGAGGTTCCTTACACGGCCACGCTCGTGTCTCATTACAAGGACGGGAAGAACCGCGAGAGAAGAATCGAGGGAATTTTGCAGAAG atttctcTGTGTGGCGTCAAAGACAGTTACAGCCCGCACTACTTCCTGCATGATGGTTCTCTGGTTCCCACGACCACAACGACAACCACGACTAcaactactactactactacaaCTACCACAACGACCACCCCAGTCCCGACAACCACCATAGAACCAGATAGCAATAACGAAGTAATCGCACAGAAGACAATGATGATGACCATGAACACGTCAGGGGCGGACGCCAGCCGCCTCCGCGTCACCCTTCTGGTGGCGGCGGTTGCTCTGGCTCGGATAGGCACATGA
- the uzip gene encoding protein unzipped isoform X2, protein MRASVLFACLLLTTATTNGDESVRLMSRTGMALSSSTLRWVSSSEMGRFIAEMVPGSHIKRITDLEEGYLADGSEAEEEFHKAHVTEVDQELLDESDEHSLLICRARHNGIMLVGALIDDKCYISLAKEVRGYVRFDVLRNVQNSARLQWLQWDQFSGRPINAVSAADDNGKVYVARRRADATSRQTHFMGKLDLSIGSGRIVTMEPEGSRWIEMDHKKGEVLVEVEPVKYEIKDISFNEARAKVRQTTRVLATTSLSLEDVVNGNDVLPPGKAMVGRTVTYWKDPSSEYWGHGRGMAAGLVTKINLPNEQKSHTIAWGVNQTWPGEDVAITVEARLLPGTGQNVTVTGNHTSREVPYTATLVSHYKDGKNRERRIEGILQKISLCGVKDSYSPHYFLHDGSLVPTTTTTTTTTTTTTTTTTTTTTPVPTTTIEPDSNNEVIAQKTMMMTMNTSGADASRLRVTLLVAAVALARIGT, encoded by the exons ATGAGGGCGTCTGTATTGTTTGCGTGTCTGCTGCTAACGACGGCCACGACAAATGGCGACGAGAGCGTTCGTTTGATGTCTCGCACCGGAATGGCCCTGTCCTCCAGCACCCTCCGCTGGGTCAGCAGCTCTGAAATGGGCCGTTTTATCGCGGAAATGGTCCCTGGGTCTCACATTAAACGGATTACAGACCTTGAAGAAG GCTACTTGGCTGACGGTTCAGAAGCCGAGGAAGAATTTCACAAAGCGCATGTTACCGAGGTGGACCAAGAGTTGCTGGATGAGTCAGACGAGCACTCGCTGCTCATCTGCAGGGCCAGGCACAATGGCATTATGCTGGTGGGTGCCCTGATCGACGACAAGTGCTACATATCGCTGGCTAAAGAGGTGCGTGGATACGTGCGCTTTGACGTTCTGCGCAACGTGCAGAACTCGGCGCGGCTGCAGTGGCTGCAGTGGGACCAGTTCAGCGGGCGACCCATCAATGCAGTGTCGGCCGCCGACGACAACGGCAAGGTCTACGTTGCGAGAAG GAGAGCCGACGCCACCTCCAGGCAGACGCACTTCATGGGCAAACTGGACTTGAGCATCGGCTCAGGTCGCATAGTGACAATGGAGCCTGAGGGCTCTCGTTGGATTGAAATGGACCACAAGAAGGGAGAAGTACTCGTCGAAGTGGAGCCGGTGAAATACGAAATCAAGGACATCAGTTTCAACGAGGCGAGGGCTAAG gTGCGGCAAACTACCCGCGTTTTGGCAACAACTTCACTGAGTCTCGAGGACGTGGTCAACGGTAACGACGTGCTCCCACCAGGAAAGGCAATGGTTGGACGCACGGTCACCTACTGGAAAGACCCGAGCAGCGAGTACTGGGGCCACGGACGCGGCATGGCCGCGGGACTCGTGACAAAGATCAACCTCCCCAACGAGCAAAAATCGCACACCATCGCCTGGGGCGTGAACCAGACCTGGCCAGGTGAAGATGTGGCCATAACGGTGGAGGCGAGGCTGCTCCCTGGAACTGGGCAGAACGTCACTGTCACTGGAAATCACACCAGCAGGGAGGTTCCTTACACGGCCACGCTCGTGTCTCATTACAAGGACGGGAAGAACCGCGAGAGAAGAATCGAGGGAATTTTGCAGAAG atttctcTGTGTGGCGTCAAAGACAGTTACAGCCCGCACTACTTCCTGCATGATGGTTCTCTGGTTCCCACGACCACAACGACAACCACGACTAcaactactactactactacaaCTACCACAACGACCACCCCAGTCCCGACAACCACCATAGAACCAGATAGCAATAACGAAGTAATCGCACAGAAGACAATGATGATGACCATGAACACGTCAGGGGCGGACGCCAGCCGCCTCCGCGTCACCCTTCTGGTGGCGGCGGTTGCTCTGGCTCGGATAGGCACATGA